In one window of Fictibacillus phosphorivorans DNA:
- a CDS encoding LacI family DNA-binding transcriptional regulator translates to MATIYDIAKKTGFSTTTVSKALNNYSDVSEKTKQKILQAVEEMGYLPNAHAQSLSTKKSWTIGVMFSESNEVGMKHPFFSAIIESFRKNAEREGYDLIFASRNLRNRDISYLEHFSYRAVDGIVVICSDPQDPQVQEMINSTIPIVVIDMNKQNCSLVFSDNIEGGKLAVNYLHSLGHTKIAHIAGDALTDAGAERIKGFKKAMDELKLPIQDGYLINGGLFSIDEGRVAMEKLLMLEDVPTAVFVAGDHMAIGAIEAIKEKGLSVPEDISIIGYDDIEMAAYITPKLTTIKQDTDLIGYQAAKLLMKQIIQKKKLITSKRIPVELIIRESCAPKK, encoded by the coding sequence ATGGCTACAATCTATGATATTGCAAAAAAGACGGGTTTTTCAACGACAACTGTCTCAAAAGCACTCAATAATTACTCTGATGTGAGTGAAAAAACGAAGCAGAAAATTCTGCAAGCAGTTGAAGAAATGGGATATCTTCCTAACGCACATGCTCAATCGCTCTCAACCAAAAAGTCTTGGACGATTGGTGTGATGTTTTCTGAGTCGAATGAAGTCGGCATGAAGCATCCTTTCTTTAGTGCCATAATAGAAAGCTTTAGAAAGAATGCAGAACGAGAGGGATATGATCTAATCTTTGCTTCAAGAAATCTGCGTAATCGGGACATCAGCTATTTGGAACACTTTTCTTACCGTGCTGTTGATGGCATAGTAGTAATCTGTAGTGACCCACAAGATCCGCAAGTACAAGAGATGATAAACAGCACGATTCCTATCGTTGTTATAGATATGAACAAACAGAACTGCAGTCTTGTCTTTTCGGATAATATTGAAGGTGGAAAGCTCGCAGTAAATTACTTGCATTCACTTGGTCATACAAAGATCGCTCATATCGCTGGCGATGCTTTAACGGATGCAGGAGCAGAGAGAATTAAAGGATTTAAAAAGGCGATGGATGAGTTGAAACTGCCCATTCAAGATGGCTATCTGATCAATGGTGGATTGTTCTCCATCGATGAAGGTAGAGTAGCTATGGAAAAACTATTGATGCTAGAAGATGTACCTACAGCCGTATTTGTTGCAGGAGATCATATGGCAATCGGTGCCATTGAGGCCATAAAAGAGAAGGGCTTAAGCGTTCCTGAAGATATTTCAATCATCGGTTATGATGATATTGAAATGGCTGCATATATCACACCGAAGTTAACAACGATTAAGCAGGACACGGATTTGATCGGGTATCAAGCCGCGAAGTTGCTGATGAAACAGATTATACAAAAGAAAAAATTGATCACATCCAAGCGCATTCCAGTCGAATTAATTATTCGTGAATCATGCGCACCCAAAAAATAA
- a CDS encoding ABC transporter substrate-binding protein has translation MKRKLSIFLVAILLVGLFAGCSSDSKTSGNGKKDVDLRIWSFTDELKKPIKTFEEKNGVKVELTIVPIADYPTKLKPVLESGVGAPDVFTGEIAFLKQWVDAGYWENLSEKPYNADELSDKYVPYVFDLGKDKDGDVRALSWQTTPGGIYYKRSIAKEVLGTDDPTQVGEMMGSMDKVFEVAEKMKSKGYSMFPDEGAIRWFTQGDNPQPWVNDKNELQLTEEKMEYMDYSKKLRDNQYTALAPEWSPSWFEGMDKPIKVKEGGKEKETQVFSYVLPTWGLHSVLKTNVKESVGDWAVTSGPSPYFWGGTWLGVYNKSDNKELAYKFVKMMTQDDEFLTSWSKETGDVLSYLPVTDSIKDDFSDKFLGGQNNYQFFLDQSTKITPGIVTKYDQQLDTLYGNAVQQYVTGKKSKKEAINEFYQKAQNAYPDIKVPKK, from the coding sequence ATGAAAAGGAAGTTAAGTATCTTTTTGGTAGCTATTTTGTTGGTGGGATTATTTGCAGGTTGTTCAAGTGATTCAAAGACTTCAGGTAATGGAAAAAAAGATGTTGATTTAAGAATTTGGTCGTTTACAGATGAGTTAAAGAAACCGATCAAAACATTCGAGGAAAAGAACGGTGTAAAAGTGGAATTAACGATCGTTCCGATAGCTGACTACCCGACAAAGTTAAAGCCTGTACTTGAGAGTGGTGTTGGAGCGCCTGACGTATTTACGGGTGAAATCGCATTCTTGAAACAATGGGTAGATGCAGGTTATTGGGAGAACTTATCTGAGAAACCTTATAACGCTGATGAACTTTCTGATAAGTATGTACCTTATGTATTTGACCTTGGTAAAGATAAAGATGGCGATGTACGCGCACTTTCTTGGCAAACAACGCCTGGAGGCATCTATTATAAGCGAAGCATTGCAAAAGAAGTATTAGGAACAGACGATCCAACTCAAGTTGGAGAGATGATGGGCTCGATGGATAAGGTTTTTGAAGTAGCAGAAAAGATGAAGTCAAAAGGCTATAGCATGTTTCCAGATGAAGGCGCGATCCGTTGGTTCACACAAGGAGATAATCCTCAACCTTGGGTAAACGACAAGAATGAGCTTCAGCTTACAGAAGAAAAAATGGAGTACATGGATTACTCGAAAAAGCTTCGTGATAATCAATACACAGCTCTAGCACCTGAATGGTCACCATCTTGGTTTGAAGGCATGGATAAGCCGATCAAGGTAAAAGAAGGTGGCAAGGAAAAAGAAACACAAGTATTTTCATATGTTCTTCCTACATGGGGATTACATAGCGTTCTGAAAACGAACGTTAAAGAATCTGTTGGGGACTGGGCAGTAACAAGCGGTCCTAGCCCTTATTTCTGGGGTGGAACATGGCTTGGAGTTTACAACAAGTCAGATAACAAAGAACTTGCTTATAAATTTGTAAAAATGATGACGCAGGATGATGAGTTCTTAACATCTTGGAGTAAAGAAACAGGAGATGTTCTCTCTTATCTACCAGTAACCGATTCTATTAAAGACGATTTTAGTGACAAATTCTTAGGTGGACAGAACAACTATCAATTCTTCCTAGATCAATCTACTAAGATCACACCTGGAATCGTAACAAAGTACGATCAACAGTTAGATACGCTATACGGAAATGCCGTGCAGCAATATGTAACAGGTAAGAAATCTAAAAAAGAAGCTATTAATGAGTTCTATCAAAAAGCACAAAATGCATACCCAGACATAAAAGTACCGAAAAAATAA
- a CDS encoding carbohydrate ABC transporter permease codes for MKNLNRYGYFFIAPFWLVFLVFSIYPVALTFYYSFTNYTGSGEAQLVGLANYKRLLTDTYFVEAFFNTWKIWGVNFALQMGLALILAMIFSDMRVKLKGIAFFRAIFYLPNLITISSVALLFGILLDWQHGSLNMMLMKLGIISDPINWLNEPTSAQLSISLILTWMWFGHSFIVVMAGVSGISKDYYEAALIDGANRWQTFSKITIPLLKPILLYIMITSLIGGLQLFDLPMLLTDGIGSPDGSLNTMVLYLYNQAFKYNNYGYAAAVAYGLFVITLIFSAFIFKGMYGKERKQPRQV; via the coding sequence ATGAAAAATTTAAACCGTTATGGCTATTTTTTTATTGCTCCGTTTTGGCTCGTCTTCTTAGTGTTCAGTATATATCCGGTCGCCCTAACCTTTTATTATAGCTTTACCAATTATACAGGTAGTGGTGAGGCCCAATTAGTAGGTCTAGCAAACTATAAAAGACTCCTCACAGACACTTATTTTGTAGAAGCCTTCTTTAACACATGGAAGATTTGGGGTGTAAACTTCGCGCTTCAGATGGGACTTGCTCTTATCCTAGCTATGATCTTTTCAGATATGAGAGTGAAGTTAAAAGGTATCGCATTTTTTCGAGCGATCTTTTATCTGCCCAATTTAATCACCATCAGCTCGGTTGCTCTACTGTTCGGGATCTTACTAGATTGGCAGCACGGATCATTAAACATGATGTTAATGAAGCTAGGAATCATTTCAGATCCGATCAACTGGCTAAACGAGCCAACGAGTGCACAGTTATCCATCTCATTGATTCTAACGTGGATGTGGTTTGGCCACTCTTTTATCGTTGTGATGGCAGGTGTATCAGGTATATCGAAAGACTACTACGAAGCAGCATTGATCGATGGTGCAAATCGCTGGCAGACGTTTTCTAAGATTACGATTCCGCTACTAAAGCCTATCCTGCTTTATATCATGATTACCTCGCTCATTGGAGGTCTTCAATTGTTTGATCTACCGATGCTTTTAACAGATGGAATAGGATCACCAGATGGCTCATTGAATACGATGGTGCTCTATTTATACAATCAAGCCTTCAAGTATAACAACTACGGATATGCTGCAGCAGTCGCATACGGATTATTTGTTATAACGCTCATCTTCTCTGCTTTTATCTTTAAAGGGATGTATGGGAAAGAACGTAAACAACCAAGGCAGGTGTAA
- a CDS encoding carbohydrate ABC transporter permease, with translation MAILCFIPFLMMLVNATRSNEAILSGFTLIPGSAIVENYQTMMSYINIWAGFKNSLIISVLVTLLSGYFSALTAYGFAFYVFKGKNAMFVFMLVMMMVPGQLGLIGFYELCKNLGILDTYIPLIIPAAASPFVVFFLRQYILTTLHPSLIEAARIDGASEFKIFHTIAIPIMMPAIATMSIFTFIGSWNNYIMPLVVLFSPEKFTLPVLMGFLKGSQVAQNLGSMYLGIAISVVPIMVAFLFLSKYIVNSISAGSIKE, from the coding sequence ATGGCAATTCTGTGCTTCATTCCGTTCTTAATGATGCTTGTGAACGCTACACGTTCAAATGAAGCAATCCTCTCAGGTTTCACCTTGATTCCTGGCAGTGCGATCGTTGAAAACTATCAAACGATGATGAGCTATATCAATATTTGGGCGGGTTTTAAGAACAGCTTAATTATTTCCGTTCTCGTGACGTTATTGTCGGGTTACTTTTCAGCGTTAACAGCTTATGGATTTGCGTTCTACGTGTTTAAAGGTAAGAATGCGATGTTCGTTTTCATGTTAGTTATGATGATGGTCCCTGGCCAGTTAGGGTTAATTGGATTTTATGAACTTTGTAAAAACTTAGGGATATTAGACACGTATATTCCGTTAATCATCCCAGCTGCAGCAAGTCCTTTCGTGGTGTTCTTTTTGCGCCAGTACATTTTAACAACGCTGCATCCAAGTTTAATTGAGGCAGCACGAATCGATGGTGCAAGTGAATTTAAAATCTTTCATACGATCGCGATTCCAATCATGATGCCTGCGATCGCGACGATGTCTATCTTTACGTTTATCGGGTCTTGGAACAACTACATCATGCCGTTAGTGGTCTTATTCTCACCTGAAAAGTTCACACTTCCTGTATTGATGGGCTTCTTAAAAGGGTCACAAGTAGCTCAAAACTTGGGGTCTATGTACTTAGGAATCGCAATCTCCGTGGTACCGATCATGGTAGCTTTTCTATTTTTATCAAAATATATCGTCAACAGCATTTCAGCAGGTTCTATCAAAGAATAG
- a CDS encoding GH1 family beta-glucosidase, with the protein MHFNKSFVFGTATSSYQIEGARLEGGRTLSIWDTFCDTPGKVYQQHNGSVACDHYYRFEEDIQQIKKLGVETYRFSVSWPRIFPEKGVLNAEGMDFYKKLTKRLREEGIKPAITLYHWDLPLWAHEEGGWVNRESVDWFMDLAKVCFQELDAEVDSWITHNEPWCAGFLGYHQGFHAPGHTNMDEAVKAVHHMLLSHGKAVQYLKNELQSKTPIGITLNLSPIYAKTDSANDQLAANNADGYSNRWFLDPVFKGQYPVDMMNLFSKYVHSYDFIKAGDMEIISTSCDFFGINYYSRGIVEFSAANDFLHRGAHSDYEKTGMGWDIAPEEFKDLIRRLRQEYTDLPIYITENGAAFDDVLENGRVHDHGRVDYIEKHLQAVSDLNDEGMNIEGYYLWSLMDNFEWSFGYDKRFGIIYVDFDSQERIWKDSAYRYAEIVKNRGTNNSNKETDTISVS; encoded by the coding sequence ATGCATTTTAATAAGTCATTCGTCTTTGGTACAGCAACATCTTCTTATCAAATTGAGGGAGCTCGACTTGAAGGCGGCCGAACACTTTCAATCTGGGATACATTCTGTGATACCCCTGGAAAAGTATATCAACAGCATAATGGAAGCGTAGCGTGTGATCATTACTACCGGTTTGAAGAAGATATTCAGCAGATTAAGAAGCTTGGCGTAGAAACGTATCGCTTCTCAGTTTCCTGGCCTCGTATTTTTCCTGAAAAGGGTGTTTTGAATGCAGAGGGAATGGACTTCTACAAAAAATTAACAAAGCGTTTACGTGAAGAAGGAATCAAACCTGCGATCACGCTTTATCACTGGGATCTTCCACTATGGGCTCATGAAGAGGGCGGATGGGTAAACCGCGAGTCAGTAGATTGGTTTATGGATTTAGCGAAAGTCTGCTTTCAAGAGCTTGATGCCGAGGTTGATTCTTGGATTACGCATAACGAACCGTGGTGTGCCGGTTTCCTAGGTTATCATCAAGGATTTCACGCACCTGGACATACGAACATGGATGAAGCGGTTAAAGCGGTACACCACATGCTTCTTTCTCACGGAAAAGCTGTACAATATTTAAAGAACGAGCTTCAATCCAAAACGCCGATCGGTATTACGTTAAACCTTTCCCCGATCTATGCAAAAACCGATTCTGCGAACGATCAGCTTGCAGCGAATAATGCTGACGGTTATTCCAATCGCTGGTTCTTAGATCCTGTTTTTAAAGGACAGTACCCTGTTGATATGATGAACTTGTTCTCTAAATACGTACATTCGTATGATTTTATTAAAGCAGGAGATATGGAAATCATCTCAACGTCTTGTGATTTCTTTGGCATCAACTACTATAGTCGAGGCATTGTTGAGTTCTCTGCAGCGAATGACTTCTTACATAGAGGGGCTCATTCTGATTATGAGAAAACCGGCATGGGCTGGGATATCGCGCCAGAAGAGTTTAAGGATCTGATCAGAAGGCTGAGACAAGAGTATACAGATCTTCCTATCTATATTACAGAGAACGGTGCAGCGTTTGATGACGTCCTAGAGAACGGACGCGTCCACGACCATGGACGTGTGGATTATATCGAAAAGCATCTTCAAGCAGTTTCTGATCTGAACGATGAAGGGATGAATATTGAAGGGTACTACCTATGGTCTCTCATGGATAACTTTGAGTGGAGCTTCGGCTATGACAAACGATTTGGAATCATCTATGTAGACTTTGATTCTCAAGAGCGAATCTGGAAAGATAGCGCATACCGTTATGCGGAGATCGTGAAGAACAGAGGAACGAATAACAGCAACAAAGAGACGGACACCATCTCAGTAAGCTAA
- a CDS encoding MGDG synthase family glycosyltransferase: MIRPTALILTANYGSGHVQVANVLAEELKSKGFQPVLSDLFGEAHPIMSQVTQSIFIKSFSHGSSFYKWFYYGTNKLNANTITQFSRYLGRKRFLELINEHQPRFVITTFPLHAAPFLIKKSRFNIPIYTVITDYFAHPFWINPSIDHYFVASDSVKDGLVNHGVDKNKITVSGIPIRSDFYRPINREDVFTEYGVTPSSRVVTILAGAQGVLKNVKVLAQRLLKDPSLRVIVVCGKNKTLYEKLKPLAEQYSGSFQLYGYVEKLHEILNISHCVVTKPGGISITEAAAVRVPLLLYKPVPGQEGENAKYFKEKGAAFVVHTVDEIVRNVQKLFENETLLSSMQRSLELIHHPHSSSIIADYAVEEVQELSHVTR, from the coding sequence ATGATACGTCCAACAGCATTAATCCTTACAGCAAACTATGGCAGCGGCCATGTTCAAGTCGCTAATGTCCTTGCTGAAGAACTAAAAAGCAAAGGATTTCAACCTGTCTTATCAGATTTATTTGGGGAAGCTCACCCCATCATGTCCCAAGTCACACAATCCATATTTATCAAAAGCTTTTCACACGGCTCTTCTTTTTATAAATGGTTTTATTATGGCACAAACAAATTGAATGCCAACACGATTACACAATTTTCTCGGTATTTAGGAAGAAAAAGATTCTTAGAATTGATCAATGAACACCAACCCCGATTTGTGATCACAACCTTTCCCCTTCATGCTGCTCCATTCCTTATAAAAAAATCACGGTTCAATATTCCCATCTATACCGTGATCACAGATTATTTCGCTCATCCTTTTTGGATCAATCCATCGATTGACCACTATTTTGTTGCCTCCGATTCAGTCAAAGACGGACTGGTCAATCATGGTGTGGATAAAAATAAAATAACAGTAAGTGGCATCCCTATCCGTTCAGACTTTTACCGTCCGATTAATAGAGAAGACGTATTTACTGAATACGGAGTTACGCCAAGTAGTCGTGTAGTTACGATTTTAGCTGGTGCTCAAGGTGTGCTAAAAAACGTTAAGGTGCTCGCACAACGTTTGCTGAAAGATCCTTCATTGCGGGTGATTGTCGTTTGTGGTAAGAACAAAACGTTGTACGAAAAGTTAAAACCGCTTGCTGAACAATATTCAGGCTCATTCCAATTATATGGTTACGTAGAGAAGCTTCATGAGATTTTAAATATCTCACATTGCGTAGTAACAAAACCAGGCGGAATCTCTATTACTGAGGCTGCCGCTGTAAGAGTCCCCCTCCTCCTTTATAAGCCAGTTCCTGGTCAAGAAGGAGAAAATGCTAAGTATTTTAAAGAAAAAGGCGCTGCATTTGTCGTTCATACTGTAGATGAAATCGTGAGAAATGTTCAGAAGTTATTTGAGAACGAAACTTTGCTGAGTAGCATGCAGAGAAGTTTAGAGCTCATTCACCATCCTCACTCTTCCTCAATAATAGCTGATTATGCTGTGGAAGAAGTACAAGAGCTGTCTCATGTAACACGTTAG
- a CDS encoding acyl-CoA thioesterase, producing the protein MEQQLSANVSRTIQTKLVLPPDTNHMGTIFGGTVLSYIDEIAAIAAMKHSKKVVVTASIDNVNFLSSAKVGDILILEGVVISTGRTSMEVYVKVECQNLETGNRTLNTTSILTMVAIDQNGKPFPVPSVIPETEEEEALFKGASLRKERRLLYKNVNGTV; encoded by the coding sequence ATGGAACAGCAGTTATCAGCAAACGTCTCAAGAACGATTCAAACAAAGTTGGTATTGCCGCCTGACACGAATCACATGGGAACGATATTCGGTGGTACGGTTTTATCGTACATTGATGAGATTGCAGCGATTGCCGCCATGAAGCACAGCAAGAAAGTGGTTGTCACCGCATCCATTGATAATGTAAACTTCTTATCGTCAGCGAAAGTGGGAGACATCCTCATATTAGAAGGTGTCGTGATCTCAACCGGAAGAACGTCGATGGAAGTTTACGTAAAAGTAGAGTGTCAAAATCTAGAGACGGGAAATAGAACGCTGAATACCACATCGATCTTAACGATGGTCGCTATCGATCAAAACGGTAAGCCGTTTCCGGTACCAAGTGTTATTCCTGAGACAGAAGAGGAAGAAGCACTCTTTAAAGGAGCTTCACTGAGGAAAGAACGGCGTTTGTTATATAAAAACGTGAACGGTACGGTTTGA
- a CDS encoding DUF454 family protein, translating to MKIKNIIFVLLGFFFLGLGVIGIVLPLLPTTPLLLLASYFFVKGSKKFEVWFKGTDIYKKHLDDFVRNRSLTKKKKIMISLFSDSMILITFILTDSMVARVILILVVMYKYYYFIVKIKTA from the coding sequence ATGAAAATAAAAAATATCATATTTGTATTGTTGGGGTTCTTTTTCCTTGGTTTAGGCGTGATTGGAATTGTGTTGCCGTTGCTTCCTACAACACCTCTCTTATTACTCGCGTCTTATTTTTTCGTGAAGGGTTCAAAAAAGTTTGAAGTGTGGTTTAAAGGAACCGACATTTATAAAAAACATCTAGACGATTTTGTAAGAAATCGCTCGCTTACTAAAAAGAAAAAGATCATGATCAGTCTGTTTTCAGACTCAATGATTTTGATCACTTTTATCCTTACTGACAGCATGGTCGCAAGAGTGATCTTAATTCTTGTTGTGATGTACAAGTATTACTATTTTATCGTCAAGATTAAAACGGCATAA
- a CDS encoding peroxiredoxin, whose amino-acid sequence MESTQTFSKPFIGDQFPEMTVHTTLGDLVLPTSYQGHWFVLFSHPGDFTPVCTTEFVAFQKLMPEFTKLNTYLIGLSVEQVYSHIKWIEWIQQNLKVEITFPIIADSLGRIATRLGMIHPTMGTRTVRSVYIVDPTGKIRLILTYPENVGRNINEILRAVKALQTADRNKAATPANWPKNELVGDRLIVPAPTTIQEAKKRAEQAQSGEIECYDWWLCTKPIHDR is encoded by the coding sequence ATGGAATCTACACAAACATTTTCAAAGCCTTTTATTGGCGATCAATTTCCGGAGATGACGGTTCATACAACCCTTGGGGATCTTGTCCTTCCAACAAGTTATCAAGGTCATTGGTTTGTCCTCTTTAGTCATCCAGGTGACTTTACACCCGTGTGTACAACAGAGTTTGTCGCGTTCCAAAAGCTCATGCCTGAGTTCACCAAGCTCAACACTTACTTAATCGGATTATCAGTTGAACAAGTATATTCCCATATAAAATGGATCGAATGGATACAGCAGAATTTGAAAGTAGAGATTACTTTTCCGATTATTGCGGATAGTCTTGGAAGGATTGCTACTAGACTTGGAATGATCCATCCTACGATGGGAACAAGAACGGTCAGAAGTGTTTATATCGTAGATCCAACAGGCAAGATTCGTCTTATACTGACGTATCCCGAGAATGTAGGCCGGAATATCAACGAGATTCTAAGAGCCGTTAAGGCGTTGCAGACAGCAGATCGAAATAAAGCAGCAACACCCGCAAACTGGCCGAAAAACGAACTAGTCGGAGACCGTCTGATCGTTCCAGCGCCTACAACCATACAAGAGGCAAAGAAACGAGCAGAACAAGCACAAAGTGGAGAGATTGAATGCTACGATTGGTGGCTATGTACAAAGCCAATACATGATAGATAG
- a CDS encoding ferritin-like domain-containing protein, which translates to MSYMNPQQQQQDSGQQQSDGQQQALQLSLQLIKQAVAGEREDRLFYDYLISEAPTNDQKLIIASIRDDEKRHNKLFRMIYKDLTGQEVPPENGEEFQKPKTYKDGLVKALFGELAAVEKYRVIRQGLPNTYYRDILFNIITDEIKHSAKYNYLFTLNSTSSAPRSFQQDHRMPQTESLADQWVSYIDPLVKKALQETEEGINLTHLYQEYILSGVLVGQGFTPQQAIEQVEEWEKTGESQLLKKSKVMGNQGR; encoded by the coding sequence ATGAGCTATATGAATCCACAACAGCAGCAACAAGACAGCGGACAGCAACAGAGTGATGGGCAGCAGCAAGCACTTCAACTATCTCTGCAACTCATTAAACAAGCAGTTGCTGGAGAAAGAGAAGATCGATTATTTTACGATTACTTAATTTCTGAAGCGCCTACAAACGATCAAAAATTAATTATTGCCTCTATTCGTGATGATGAGAAAAGACACAACAAGCTTTTCAGAATGATCTACAAAGATCTTACAGGCCAGGAAGTTCCACCTGAAAACGGAGAAGAGTTTCAAAAACCCAAAACTTATAAAGACGGCCTCGTCAAAGCTCTGTTTGGCGAACTAGCCGCAGTCGAGAAATATCGCGTTATTCGCCAAGGACTTCCTAATACGTATTATCGAGACATTCTTTTTAACATCATTACTGATGAGATTAAGCACAGCGCAAAGTACAACTATTTATTTACGTTAAACAGTACTTCAAGTGCTCCTCGTTCTTTTCAACAAGACCACCGAATGCCACAAACGGAGAGCTTGGCGGATCAATGGGTTTCGTACATTGATCCTCTCGTAAAAAAAGCATTACAAGAGACAGAAGAAGGTATTAACCTCACTCATCTTTATCAAGAATATATTTTATCTGGTGTTCTTGTCGGGCAAGGATTTACACCTCAACAAGCCATTGAACAAGTAGAGGAGTGGGAAAAAACAGGAGAGTCTCAGTTATTGAAAAAGAGTAAGGTGATGGGAAACCAAGGAAGATAG
- a CDS encoding spermidine synthase — protein sequence MDELMWLTVGAAAVFIIEAGVYFYWITWGNGSLKPYINDSQRPHQTFKVLQTFKTSTQKIALVEVGEEVWVYSNGEIMFGTKQDENEYAEVIVHVPMAAAKDAKRILIIGGGGGISVREALHYENVEEIIAVDIDAEMMDLGKRYDRLVSFNKGALNHHKVSTVIQDGRTYVEKSLDTWDVIIVDIPEPTERCPSLCGLFSLEFYHELKEHLNPGGVLSIACSTVNLMPEYMWSIEKTLKECGLFTIPFHNFSNKTGVDWGYILASTLPLEPDDIQLKVTTPFLTEGRLRDVLELPYYLKNFENKGDIQTDQNSVLLDIVRRELNN from the coding sequence GTGGATGAGCTCATGTGGCTGACGGTTGGTGCAGCCGCAGTTTTTATAATAGAAGCAGGTGTCTATTTTTATTGGATCACATGGGGGAACGGTTCTCTTAAGCCGTATATAAATGATAGTCAAAGACCTCACCAAACTTTCAAAGTGCTTCAAACGTTTAAAACATCTACACAAAAAATAGCACTGGTCGAAGTCGGAGAAGAAGTATGGGTGTACAGCAATGGAGAAATAATGTTTGGCACGAAACAAGATGAGAATGAGTATGCAGAAGTAATCGTACATGTTCCGATGGCGGCAGCGAAAGATGCTAAACGCATTTTAATCATCGGTGGCGGTGGTGGAATCAGTGTACGAGAGGCTTTACATTATGAGAATGTTGAAGAAATTATAGCAGTCGATATTGATGCCGAGATGATGGACCTCGGAAAAAGATATGATCGTTTGGTGTCTTTTAATAAAGGAGCTTTGAATCACCACAAAGTGAGCACGGTGATTCAAGATGGCAGAACTTATGTAGAAAAAAGTCTAGATACGTGGGACGTAATCATTGTAGATATACCCGAACCGACTGAACGATGCCCAAGTCTCTGCGGATTATTTTCTTTAGAGTTTTACCATGAGTTAAAAGAACACTTGAACCCTGGCGGTGTTCTATCCATTGCATGTTCAACCGTCAACTTGATGCCAGAATATATGTGGAGCATTGAAAAAACCTTAAAGGAATGTGGTCTTTTCACAATTCCTTTTCACAATTTCTCGAACAAGACAGGTGTAGATTGGGGTTATATCTTGGCTTCAACCCTTCCTTTAGAGCCGGATGATATCCAACTAAAAGTAACTACGCCATTCTTAACAGAAGGCAGACTGAGGGATGTGTTGGAACTACCGTACTACTTGAAAAACTTTGAAAACAAAGGTGATATACAGACGGATCAGAACAGCGTGCTCTTAGATATTGTAAGAAGAGAATTGAATAATTGA
- a CDS encoding LytTR family DNA-binding domain-containing protein, whose translation MKLTIHESDDHEGLEIIVKCKMLNDEVIKVLTSLRSLERKVLGTKDGKVYLLLPNDIYYFESVDKKTFAYTEKSVYEVSLRLYQIEELFGDVNFFRATKASILNLDRLHSISPRIGGRLEVKMENGENLLVSRQYVPVLKEKLGF comes from the coding sequence ATGAAGCTTACAATACATGAAAGTGATGATCATGAAGGCTTGGAGATCATTGTGAAATGCAAAATGTTAAATGATGAAGTTATAAAAGTTCTAACTTCGTTGAGGTCCCTTGAAAGAAAAGTATTGGGTACAAAAGATGGAAAAGTCTATCTCCTTTTACCAAATGATATTTATTATTTTGAGTCAGTTGATAAAAAGACATTTGCTTATACCGAAAAATCGGTCTATGAGGTGTCATTAAGGTTGTATCAAATTGAAGAGCTGTTCGGTGATGTGAATTTTTTTCGTGCTACAAAAGCAAGTATATTGAATCTCGATCGATTACATTCCATCTCCCCGCGAATTGGGGGCAGGCTAGAAGTGAAGATGGAGAACGGAGAGAACCTATTAGTGTCCCGTCAGTATGTGCCTGTTTTAAAGGAAAAGTTAGGTTTTTAA